The proteins below are encoded in one region of Bosea sp. BIWAKO-01:
- the rlmB gene encoding 23S rRNA (guanosine(2251)-2'-O)-methyltransferase RlmB, which translates to MPAPFRPKPAWSGGKPFARRDRDAGPPPHRPGDIDEAVLYGVHPVIEALRNPNRRFRRLLATENALKRLSEEVGTLPLEPELVRPSEIDRLLTPDAVHQGLYLVCDPLPSPDLDSLPDDAIVLALDQITDPHNVGAILRSAAAFGAAAVIVTIRHSPAATGVLAKSASGALEHVPLIAVRNLGDALDQLGKRGFQRIGFDSEGATAFDEIALQRPLVMVMGAEGKGLRQRSRDLCDHLARLEVPGAITSLNVSNATAIALYAASRRR; encoded by the coding sequence ATGCCCGCGCCGTTCCGCCCCAAGCCGGCCTGGTCCGGCGGCAAGCCCTTCGCACGCCGCGACCGCGATGCCGGCCCCCCGCCACACCGGCCCGGCGATATCGACGAGGCCGTGCTCTACGGCGTCCATCCGGTGATCGAGGCACTTCGCAATCCCAACCGACGCTTTCGACGCCTTCTCGCCACGGAGAACGCCCTGAAGCGGCTGAGCGAGGAGGTCGGCACGCTGCCGCTCGAACCCGAGCTGGTCCGCCCGTCCGAGATCGACCGCCTGCTCACTCCAGATGCCGTGCATCAAGGCCTCTATCTCGTCTGCGATCCCCTGCCCTCGCCTGATCTGGACAGCCTTCCCGACGATGCGATCGTGCTCGCGCTTGACCAGATCACCGACCCGCACAATGTCGGTGCGATCCTGCGCTCGGCCGCCGCATTCGGCGCTGCCGCAGTGATCGTCACGATTCGCCATTCCCCGGCAGCGACCGGCGTGCTGGCAAAATCGGCATCCGGCGCGCTCGAGCATGTTCCGCTGATCGCGGTCCGCAATCTCGGCGATGCGCTGGACCAGCTTGGCAAGCGCGGCTTCCAGCGAATCGGCTTTGATTCGGAAGGAGCGACTGCCTTCGACGAAATCGCCCTGCAGCGGCCGCTCGTCATGGTTATGGGTGCGGAAGGGAAAGGCCTGCGTCAGCGCAGCCGCGATCTCTGCGACCATCTCGCAAGGCTTGAAGTGCCGGGCGCGATCACCAGCCTCAACGTCTCAAACGCCACCGCGATCGCGCTCTATGCGGCAAGCCGGCGGCGCTGA
- a CDS encoding AAA family ATPase, with amino-acid sequence MARAEDIQRFVVITGGPGSGKTTLIEALSKRGFATSPEAGRAIIRDQVGIGGQALPWADRELFAELMLSWELRSHQAAREQAGLVIFDRGVPDIAGYLRLSGLGVPTHVDNAARRFRYRSEVFIAPPWREIFGQDEERKQDFAEAERTYEAMVAAYDDYGYRLCEVPRCRVEERVEFIRARITGAS; translated from the coding sequence ATGGCCAGGGCCGAGGATATCCAGCGCTTCGTCGTGATTACCGGTGGGCCCGGTTCCGGCAAGACGACGTTGATCGAGGCGCTCTCAAAGCGAGGATTCGCGACGTCTCCGGAAGCCGGCCGCGCCATCATTCGCGATCAGGTGGGGATCGGGGGGCAGGCATTGCCCTGGGCCGATCGGGAGCTCTTCGCCGAGCTGATGCTGAGTTGGGAGCTGCGTTCCCATCAGGCTGCGAGGGAGCAGGCCGGGCTGGTCATCTTTGATCGAGGGGTTCCCGATATCGCGGGTTACCTGAGGCTCTCGGGACTTGGCGTTCCCACGCATGTGGACAACGCGGCAAGACGGTTCCGCTACCGAAGCGAGGTCTTCATCGCGCCGCCCTGGCGCGAGATCTTTGGGCAGGATGAGGAGCGCAAGCAGGATTTCGCCGAGGCTGAGCGAACCTATGAGGCGATGGTCGCGGCCTATGACGATTATGGCTACCGGCTGTGCGAGGTGCCGCGGTGTCGTGTCGAGGAGCGTGTGGAATTCATTCGGGCCCGGATTACGGGCGCTTCCTGA